Within the Pengzhenrongella sicca genome, the region CCGTACCGGTCGAGCCGTCACCGAAGGTCCACGCGTACGTCGGGATCGTGCCGTCGGAGTCGGTGCTGCTCGTCGCGTCGAAGGCCGCGGTCAGGTCTGTGTTGGTCGCCGTGAAGCTCGCGACGGGCAGGACGTTGGGCGCCCGGACGACGACCTGCTGCGAGGTTGCGTTGGTGGTACCGCCCGAGTCCGTCACGGTGAGCGTGACGGTGTACGTGCCGCCCACGTCGTAGGCGTGCGTCGCGCTCACGCCGGTGCCGCTCTGCCCGTCGCCGAAGTCCCACGCGTAGCCCGCGATCGGGCCCTCGAAGTCCGTCGAGGCAGACGCGTCGAAGCTCGCGGTGAGCACTCCGGGGTCGGCGGTGAATGCCGCGGTGGGCGGCAGGTTCGGGATCGCGCCCGACTGGCCCGTCCCGTAGTGGATGGCCACCTGGCTGGCGGGCAGCGCGCGGCCGTAGACGGCGACGTCGTCGATGTCGCCGACGAAGTTCTCCCCCGCGGCCCCCGGCCAGGTCGACGACAGCGCGTCGCCGCCGATGCGCCAGTAGCCCGTGTAGGGCTGCGCGCTGATCGTGGTCGCGTCCGCGGCGCGCTCGGCGCCGTCGACGTAGAGCTTCATACCGTCGGCGCCGAGCGTCGCGACGACGTGGTGCCACTGCCCGTCGTTGTAGCTGGCGGGCGTGGTGACCGTGCGGACCTCGCCCGGGTACACCCCGAACGTCAGCGTGCCGTCGGCGCGCATGTACACGTGCCGGTCGTTGCTCGAGCTGTTCGAGGTGCCGGACGAGCTGCCGAAGCCGACGATCTTGCCGCCGGTGGTCGAGGTGGTCGTGAACCACGCCTCGACCGAGAAGCGGTTGGAGCCGACGGCGGACTTTGTCGCGGCCGCGCGCGACGTCGACGAGCCGGTGAACCGTGCGGCCCGGTTGCTGTCGCCGGTGAGCGCGCCGGTCACCGCGCGCGTCACCCCCGAGCCCACGGACGCGCTGCCCCAGGCGGTCAGGTCTGCCGTCTGGCCCGAGTTCTCGGCGAGCCGCCAGTACGCGGCGGGGTTGTCGCCGAGGATCTCGGCCGCGTAGGTGCTCAGCGGGCCGGCGCTCGCCCCGGCGACGGTGACGCTCACGGTCGAGGACGTCACGGAGTTGCCGAACGGGTCGGACGCCGTCACCTTGTAGGTGTGGGCGCTGCCGTTGGCGAGCCCGGAGTCCGAGAAGGACACCCGCGGCAGCTGCCACGGCAGCGAGTTGGCCTTGACCGAGTAGATCGGCGTCGTCTCGTTGTCGCGGTACACGTCGTAGGTGAGGGTCTCGTTGTCCTGGTCCCAGTTGGTCTGCCAGGACACCTGCGCGGTGCCCGCGGCCCGGGACAGCGCCGCCGGAGCCATAGCGGTGCTGCTGAGCTTGAGCGGCAGGACGTTGGTGGACTTCGCGCTCACGGCCATGCGGGCCAGGCCCTGCTGGCCGGAGCCGTTCACGGTCGGGAACTCGCCGCCGTACAGGACGTAGTCGGCGTTCCCCGTGACCTGCCAGGTCGCCTGGCCCTGGCCCGTGTAGGAGCCGACGGTGAAGTCCGGGTAGTAGGCGAGCTGGGCCGGGGCCCGGTAGCCCGCCCAGTTGTAGTACGAGGAGCTCGTGCTCGGCGTGATCGTCGAGACCGCCTGCTTGGAGAACGCCAGACCGTGCTTCCAGTTCGACTCGGGGTAGGCCCCGATGTTCTGGCAGTTGTGGATGTGCCCGACGACGTACACGCTCGAGCCGCCGGGGTTGGCGAACACCGAGTACGTGTCGCCGCGGCAGTCCTCGACCCACTCGATCTCGCCGGTGTTCGGGTCGGCCGCGAACGTGCCCTCGAGGTTCCCCGCGCTCGTGGCGTCCTTGATGTAGGCGAACCCGGTGCCGTAGATGAGGGTGCCGTCGGTCTGGAGAGACTGGATGCCCGCGCCGGCGCCCCAGTTCTTGATCACCGAGTTCGCGGCCCACGGCAGCACCGCGGCCGTGGTCGTCGACACGGCGCCCGACCCGAGTGCCGGGATCCCGCCGAGCATCGTGAAGCGGCCGCCCACGATCAGCCTGCTGTTGTCCGGGCTGAGCACGAGCGCGTCGACCTGGAGCGACTGCGCCGAGACGGCCCAGGACAGCAGCGCGCCGGTGGTCGAGCTCATGGCCGCGAGCCGGTTGCGGGTGGCGCCCGTGACCGTGTTGAAGTTCCCCGCGAAGTAGATGGTGCTGGGCGTGGACACGATGGCCCGGACGGCGGCGTTGGCCCCGACCGTGAAGCCAGGCACGCGCAGGCCGGTCGCCCGGTCGAGCACGACGATGCGGTTCTGGGGCGAGCCGTTGACGTAGGTGAAGTCGCCGCCGACGTACAGCCGGGTCCCGTCCAGGGAGGCCGTGATCGTGTAGGCGGGCCCGTTGAGCACGGGCGCCCACGTGTCGATCAGCACGCCGCTGTCCAGGTCGTACGCGAGCAGGTTTGCCCGGCCCACGGTCGACACCCCGGCGGCCGCCCCGGCGGGGCGTGCCGTGGTGAAGTCGCCGGCGACGTAGACGGTGCCGCCGACGATCACCTGCGACCACACGACGCCGTTGACCTGCACGGTCGGGAGCGACGTCGCGGAGACCGTCGACGGCGTCCCGGCGTCGGTGGGGGCGGTGTCCGCGGCGGCCTGCGAGAGCGGCCCCGCGACGGTCAGTCCAGCGATCAGCAGCGCGGCGGCGGCGGAGGTCGCCACCACTCGTGCGGCGGCGGCACGGAGGCTGCGCATGGTGGTCCTCTCGGAACGGGCCCGGACGGTCATGGGGGTGGGTGCGGTCGGCATCGGGCTCATCTCGCTCTCCGGGCGCATCGCGTCATGCGGGAACATCGCCGGAGAAGATCGCTGTCGGCACCTCGGCGCCGTAGCTGACCTCGATCTTCACGGTGGATCCGGCCGAGTCCGGCAGCCGCATCACGTAGGAGCCGGTGCGAACTTCGCCCGGCGGCAGGATCCCGGACATCGGCGCGGATCGGGAGTCCCCGAGCAGGAGCTGCCCGGGCGCGTTCTCGGGTCCGTAGAGATTGACGACCACGTAGTCGAGGTCGACGTCGGCCGAGCTCGCGTTGGTGATCTCGACCGTGACGAGCATCGACGGGCCCGACCGCTCGCCGACGCCCTGGCCGACGCCGTCGACGCGGCTGGTCGTCAGGAGCCGGGCGGAGACGGCGTTGCCGAAATCGGCGGTCTCGGTGAGGCCGACGGCCGGCAGCTCGACTACCTCGCGCGGCTCGACGGGCGTCTGGTCGGGGATGTCCCCGTCGGCGGGCGCCGACACGGTGTCGGCGGGCGCCGTCTCGGCCGGTGCGGGCGTCTCGGTCGCCGTCGGCTCGGGCGTCGCCTCAGCGGTCGCGGAGGGGGTCGGGCTCGCGGACGGCGTCGCGGCGGCGGCGTCGCCGTCGTCCGCTCCCGCCAGGCCGAGCCACAGGGCACCGCCGATGGCGGCGACGCCGACGACCGAGGCACCGACGACCATGCGACGGCGTGGTGCCCGGCGCCACCACGAGGTGCTCCCGCTCATCTACCGACTCCCGACCCACAGCTGTGACAGTCGGTGCTGCTGCGGCCGACGAAGGAAGCGTAAGTGGACAAACACGACGCAATCCGTCACGGCAGGAAGATTCACCCGGTCGCCGCCACACTTCACCCGCGGATCTCCCGGGCGGCTGCTACGCGGCCACCTCGCGTGCGCGGCGCGCGTGCAGCGCGTCGCCCTGCGTCGCCTCAGCCGATCGTCGTCACCGAGAAGTCGTCGATCTGAACGGCCACGGGAACGTTCGTGGCGGAGCTCGACGCCAGCGCCGCCAGCCCCGTGTGCCCGCTGCCCTGGAGCGCCGCCGTCGAGTCCGTGGCGGTGACGTTCCACGCCGTCGGTTCGGTGCTGGTCGAGGCCCAGACCTTCCCGCGGAGCGTCGTGGGCGACGTGCCCGTGACCTCGACGACAGCCACGACGCCGGAGCCCGGCGTGTAGGTCAGGCCGGCCACGGTCACCTCCGGCGTGAGCGCGGTCTCGACCCCGGCCGCGGTCGTCCGCACCAGGCGCGCGGTGACGACGCCGTTCGCCCGGTGCGCGACCCTGAGCCGGTACTCGCCCCCGGTGGTGATGCGCCCGCGCAGCAGGAACCAGCCGCCGGAGCCGGCGGGGCGCTTGTCCCAGCTCTCCGTCACCTGGGTGCGCAGGCTGGTGCCCGTTGCTCCCGGCAGCCGGGCGCTCACGGTCGCACCGGCGGACGCGAGGGCGAGGCGGCCGGCGGTGCCGGTCACGCTCGTCGCGCCGGCCGTGGTCGCCCAGGCCCCGCCGAGGTCGGCGGTGCCGAGGCCGCTGTCGACCGTGCGGCCGAACGCGTCGGCGGCGATGCCGGGGACGGCCGGGGCCGTCACCGTGACGTCGCCCTGCGCCGTCGCCGTCGCGCCGCCGGAGTCCGTGACGGTGAGCGTCACGGTGTAGGTGCCCGCCGCCGCGTACGCGTGCGTCGCGGTCACTCCCGTGGCCGTGCCGCCGTCCCCGAACGTCCAGTCGTAGCCGGCGATCGAGCCGTCGGGGTCCGCCGACGCCGACGCATCGACGCTGACCGAGAGGCCGTCCGCCGTCGAAGCGAAGCTCGCCACCGGGTCCTGGTTGGTCGGCGTGCCGCCGGCGGTGGTGAAGTGCGCGGCCACCTGGGCGGCCGTCAGGGCCCGGCCGTACACCGCGACCTCGTCGATGTCGCCGGTGAAGTCGGGCGCACCCGCCTCGGGCCAGATCGCCGACGAGTCCCCACCGATGCGCCAGTACCCCCGGAAGGTCTGACCCTGACGACCCGTGCTGTGGGACCGCGACGAGACGGTGTCGGTCCGCGAGGCGCGCAGCGCCCCGTCGACGTAGAGCTGCTGGCCCGCGGACGAGAGCGTCGCGACGACGTGGTGCCATGCGCCGTCGTTGTACGCGCCGGGCGTGGTGACCGTTCGCAACGAGTTGGGGTTCACCCCGAAGGTCAGCCGACCGTCGGCGCCGAGCAGCACGTCACGGTCGTACAGGACGCTGTCGCCCGTCCTGGAGTCGCCGAAGCCGACGATCTTGCCGCCGGTGGTCGACGTCGTCCGGAACCAGGCCTCGATCGAGAACCTGTTGCTCGTCGTGGCCTGGGCCGATCCGTACACCCGCGACGCGGCGGTGCCCGCGAACTGGGCCGCGCCGTCGTCGTCCGCCGGGGTAAGCGCGCCGGCGACGTCGCGGGTGACCTCGGCGCCGACGGTGGAGTCGGCGAAGCCGGTCCAGTCTTGCGCGTTCCCGTCGGCCTCGCCGAGGCGCCAGTACCCGGCGGGGTTGTCGAGCAGGACCTGCTGCGCGTAGGCGCCGAGGACGGCCGTCCCGCCGGAGACCGTCACGGTCACGGACGGCGACGTGAGCGAGTTGCCGAACGGATCGCTCGCGACCACGACGTAGGTGTGCGTCGCTCCCTCGACGAGGCCCGTGTCGGTGAACGAGATCCGGGGCAGCTGCCAGGACAGGGACTGCGCGGTCGTCTCGTACACGGGCGTCGTCCCGCCGTCGCGGAACACCTGATAGGTCAGCCGCTCGTTGTCCGGGTCCGAGGTGGTCGGCCACGAGACCTGGACCGTGCCCGCGGCCTCGGAGGTCGCCGTCGGCCGCAGGGAGTTCGCGGACCCCTGCGGGCCCAGGTCGTTGGTCGACAGCGTGCTCACGGCCATCCGGACCAGGCCCTGCTGGGGCTGGCCGTTGACGGTGAGGAACTCCCCGCCGTACACGACATAGTCCGCGGTGCCCGTGACGCTCCAGCCCGCCTGGCCCTGGCCGGTCGCCGCGCCGGGCGTGAACGCGGGGAAGTAGTCGAGCAGCGCGGGAGCGCGCCTGCCCTGCCAGTCGGTCCCGGACGGGTGGGTCACGATCGGGACCCCGGGCGTGATCGTCATCACGTCCTGCTTCGAGAAGGCCTGCGCGTAGGCGTAGCCCTGGAACCCGGTCTTCTCGGGGTAGCCGCCGATGTTGCCGCAGAAGTAGGCGTGCCCGACGGTGTAGATCGCATCGCCGCCCGGGTTCGCGAACACCGAGTAGGTGTCACCGTGGCAGTCCTCGATCCACCGGACGGCGCCGGTCATGACGTTCGCCGCGAACGCGCCCTCGAGGTTCCCGGTCCCGCCCGCGGCCACCAGGATGAAGCCGGTGCCGTAGACCCAGGTCCCGTCCGACGACAGGCTCGTCACCCCGGCCTGGTAGCCGTAGTTCTGCACGACCTGGTTCGCGGCCCACGGCAGCACGGCGGCAGTCGTGGTCGACAGCGCTCCCGAGCCGCGCGCGGCGACCCCGGCCAGGCGCTCGAACCGCCCGGCGACGATGAGTCGCGTGTTGTCCGGGCTCAAGACCATCGCCTCGACCTGGGCGGACTGCGCCGATGCCGTCCACGACAGCAGCGCACCGGTGGTCGCGCTCACCGCGGCGAGCCGGTTGCGAGTGTTGCCGTTCGCGGTCGTGAAGTTCCCGCCGAAGTAGACCGTGCTCGCCGTCGCCGCGATCGCGCGCACGGCGGCGTTGGGGTTCGGGTTGAAGCTGGTGACCCGCTGGCCGGTCGCGCGGTTGAGCACGGCGAACCGGTTCTGAGTCGCCCCGTTGACCCGGGTGAAGTCGCCGCCGACGTACAGCCGCGTCCCGTCGGGCGAGGCCGTGATGACATACGCCGGCCCGTTCAGGGTCGGCGCCCAGCTGGTGATCAGCTCCCCGGACGCGAGGTCGTAGGCGAGCAGGTTGGCGCGCGCCGTCGTCGAGGTGCCGGCCGCCGCGCCAGCGGGCCGCGCCGTCGTGAACTGCCCCGCGACGTACACCGTCCCGCCCACGATCACCTGCGACCACGCCACGCCGTCGATCTGGACGGTCGGCAGCCCGTCCGCGGCGACGGTGGCCGGGATCCCCGGATCGGTCGGCGCGGTGTCCGCGACCGCGGGGCCCGCGGCGACGGCGAGACCGGCGGCAAGCAGGCTTGCGGCGGCGGCGGCCGCCACGACACGGCGGAGAGTGGGGAAATCGGCGCGCATGGCCAGCCTCTCGAACGGGCGAGACGGGAAGGTCGCGAGAAGGCAGACCGAGGCACCGCGCCTCGTCGCCCACCCGCATCGATCCACCGGGCCACAACGTCCCGACCGGGCGAGCATAAGGTGACGAACCCCACAGTTCGGTCACAGTTGGCACAATTCACCCGATAGCGACCTGGCGGCGTTCACCCGAACAGCCTCCGCGTGGGCCCGTAGGCCCCGGATGCCGGCCTAGCGGACGCTCCCGAGCCGGGCCACCGCCCGGACGAGCACCGCCGAGCGCAGCAGGTAGGACAGCCCGAGCCCGGCGGCCGCGCCGCCGATCCCCGCGCTCGCGGCGCCGGCCGCGATGGCCGGGATCATCAGGAGCCCGAAGACGGTGCCGTTGACCGCGACGAGCCGCTCGGCGCCCTGCCCCTGCAGCAGCCCCCCGAGGGAGGCCGCGAGCGCCATGAAGGGCAGGCCCGCGAGGCTCCACGCGAGCGCAGGCCCCGCACCGGCGTACGCATCGCCCATCACGAACACGACCAGGGGCTCGGCAACCAGCATGAGCGGGACGATCGGCGCGAGACTCGCGCAGAACACGGCCGAGAGCCGGAGCCCGAGCCGGCGCGCCGCGCGCGGCTCGAGGCGCGCCGCGTGCGGCGTGACGACCGCGCCGACGGTCTGCGGGATGAGCAGCAACGGCTGCACGAGCTTGGCGGCCGCGGCGTACAGCCCGGCCGACGCGGCGCTGAGCGTCGCGGCCACGATCGCGGTGTCGAGCGTTCGGGCCTGCGCGGTCACGTTGCTCACGAGGAACGGCCACGCCTGCCGCAGCACGTCCGGCGTCGGGCTGCGGCCCGTCGTCCGGTCGACGTCGAGGACGTGGCGCACGTGCAGCTGGCCCGCGACGGCGCCGAGGAGCAGCCCCGCGCCGTACGCCCAGAGCGGCTCGAGGCCCGCCCACATCCCCGCCAGCAGCGCGGCGAGAGACACGGAGCGGCGCAGCAGCATCGACACCGCAGGGGTCCGCGAGTCGCCGTCGGCGATCGGGACCCCCAGGAGGGTGTCGACGTTGCGCTCGAGCGCCAGGGACGCGCCGATGATCGCAAGCCCGACCGGCAGGCCGCCCCAGCTGGTCCAGGCCACGATTGCGCCGGCGAGGGCGAGGCCGGTGACGACGTTCGAGATCGTGTTCAGCCGCAGGGCGGCGGCGACGTCGGCCGACCGGCCCAAGGCGCGCGCCCGCGGCACGTAGGTGGACATGCCCAGCCCGGTGACCACCAGCACGAGGCCGACGATGCCGATGACGGCGTTCACGAGCCCGAAGACGCTCGCCGGCACGGCCCGGGCCAGCAGGATCAGCACCGCCGCCTGCAACAGGCTGCCGATCCCCCGCGACACGAGGATCACGAGGAACTGCACCCTCACGCGGCGCGCCTCGATGTCCGGTTCATGCCGCCGGACACTAGCAGCGTGCGTGCTAGCATCCGCACACCCTGAGCACCGGAGGCGCGTGATGATCGAAGCCGCCGTGCGCGAGCGGCGCGGGACTCGGCGACCCGCCGCCGACCGCGCCCAGCAGGTCTGGTACGGGGTCCAGGACCGCGCGCTCGCGGCGACGATCGTCGGCCTCACCGCGGTCGCGGTCGCCCTGGCCGGGGTCGCGGGCCTGCCCACCGTCCTCATCTACGTCCTCGCCGCGGCACCGATCCTCGTCGTCGTCGGGTCGCGGTACGCGCTCGTGATCCTGGCGGCCGCGATCGGCGTGCGCGCCCTGGTCGACAATGCCGGGCAGCTCGCGACCGGCGGGATCGCGGTCGCGCTCATCGGCCTCGCCCTGCTCGTGTCGTGGCGCGCGAGCTCCTGGCTGCTCGTGCTGTTCGGGATCTCCGGCTTCCTCGTCCTGTCTGCCCTCTACGGCGCACCCCGGTTTGGCGCGGCGGTGA harbors:
- a CDS encoding PKD domain-containing protein, which codes for MRSLRAAAARVVATSAAAALLIAGLTVAGPLSQAAADTAPTDAGTPSTVSATSLPTVQVNGVVWSQVIVGGTVYVAGDFTTARPAGAAAGVSTVGRANLLAYDLDSGVLIDTWAPVLNGPAYTITASLDGTRLYVGGDFTYVNGSPQNRIVVLDRATGLRVPGFTVGANAAVRAIVSTPSTIYFAGNFNTVTGATRNRLAAMSSTTGALLSWAVSAQSLQVDALVLSPDNSRLIVGGRFTMLGGIPALGSGAVSTTTAAVLPWAANSVIKNWGAGAGIQSLQTDGTLIYGTGFAYIKDATSAGNLEGTFAADPNTGEIEWVEDCRGDTYSVFANPGGSSVYVVGHIHNCQNIGAYPESNWKHGLAFSKQAVSTITPSTSSSYYNWAGYRAPAQLAYYPDFTVGSYTGQGQATWQVTGNADYVLYGGEFPTVNGSGQQGLARMAVSAKSTNVLPLKLSSTAMAPAALSRAAGTAQVSWQTNWDQDNETLTYDVYRDNETTPIYSVKANSLPWQLPRVSFSDSGLANGSAHTYKVTASDPFGNSVTSSTVSVTVAGASAGPLSTYAAEILGDNPAAYWRLAENSGQTADLTAWGSASVGSGVTRAVTGALTGDSNRAARFTGSSTSRAAATKSAVGSNRFSVEAWFTTTSTTGGKIVGFGSSSGTSNSSSNDRHVYMRADGTLTFGVYPGEVRTVTTPASYNDGQWHHVVATLGADGMKLYVDGAERAADATTISAQPYTGYWRIGGDALSSTWPGAAGENFVGDIDDVAVYGRALPASQVAIHYGTGQSGAIPNLPPTAAFTADPGVLTASFDASASTDFEGPIAGYAWDFGDGQSGTGVSATHAYDVGGTYTVTLTVTDSGGTTNATSQQVVVRAPNVLPVASFTATNTDLTAAFDATSSTDSDGTIPTYAWTFGDGSTGTGATTTHTYAAAGTYPVTLTVTDNDGGSDGADGEVTVTAPTAGVVASDAFGRTVSNGFGSADLGGAWATTSGVTSVASGTGRLQLGAASSTVSARLPGVSGTQLTTRVTESWSKRPNGSGGWLLVRGRITTGGEYRLRVGHTFSGAVTARLVRTTAAGVETSITTDLTVPGLTYTTGTTLKAAFEVTGTSPTTLRAKVWVGSGVEPAGWLIEATDTTAALQAAGHTGVAALLSSSTTNGPVTVQVDNFTVDGPFSTTNVSPVASFTAATTGLTADVDAAASSDPDGTIAGYAWSFGDGSTGTGATASHTYATAGTFTITLTVTDSGGATATTTRQVSVEPVNQVPIASFTAASSLLTADVDATGSSDPDGTIAGYAWSFGDGGTATGATASHAYTAGGTYTITLTVTDNSGATATTTRDVTVALANVPPTASFTATATGLSAAVDAAGSSDPDGTISSYAWTFGDGATATGVTASHDYASTGTYTVTLTVTDSDGATATTTRDLSVAPVPTALATDAFGRTVASGLGDADLGGAWTATAGATSVSGGAGRLALSGVNVTASARLPGISGTTLTTRVVESWDKRPAGSGGWFLLRGRITTGGEYRLRINHRSNGVVTARVMRTNSAGTETAITTELTVPGVTYAAGTGVTLLFEVSTTTTTSLRAKVWATGTSEPAAWLISATDSTAALQGSGHTGVAALTSSTATNAPITVSIDDYTVTQPAP
- a CDS encoding oligosaccharide flippase family protein gives rise to the protein MRVQFLVILVSRGIGSLLQAAVLILLARAVPASVFGLVNAVIGIVGLVLVVTGLGMSTYVPRARALGRSADVAAALRLNTISNVVTGLALAGAIVAWTSWGGLPVGLAIIGASLALERNVDTLLGVPIADGDSRTPAVSMLLRRSVSLAALLAGMWAGLEPLWAYGAGLLLGAVAGQLHVRHVLDVDRTTGRSPTPDVLRQAWPFLVSNVTAQARTLDTAIVAATLSAASAGLYAAAAKLVQPLLLIPQTVGAVVTPHAARLEPRAARRLGLRLSAVFCASLAPIVPLMLVAEPLVVFVMGDAYAGAGPALAWSLAGLPFMALAASLGGLLQGQGAERLVAVNGTVFGLLMIPAIAAGAASAGIGGAAAGLGLSYLLRSAVLVRAVARLGSVR
- a CDS encoding LamG-like jellyroll fold domain-containing protein, with the translated sequence MRADFPTLRRVVAAAAAASLLAAGLAVAAGPAVADTAPTDPGIPATVAADGLPTVQIDGVAWSQVIVGGTVYVAGQFTTARPAGAAAGTSTTARANLLAYDLASGELITSWAPTLNGPAYVITASPDGTRLYVGGDFTRVNGATQNRFAVLNRATGQRVTSFNPNPNAAVRAIAATASTVYFGGNFTTANGNTRNRLAAVSATTGALLSWTASAQSAQVEAMVLSPDNTRLIVAGRFERLAGVAARGSGALSTTTAAVLPWAANQVVQNYGYQAGVTSLSSDGTWVYGTGFILVAAGGTGNLEGAFAANVMTGAVRWIEDCHGDTYSVFANPGGDAIYTVGHAYFCGNIGGYPEKTGFQGYAYAQAFSKQDVMTITPGVPIVTHPSGTDWQGRRAPALLDYFPAFTPGAATGQGQAGWSVTGTADYVVYGGEFLTVNGQPQQGLVRMAVSTLSTNDLGPQGSANSLRPTATSEAAGTVQVSWPTTSDPDNERLTYQVFRDGGTTPVYETTAQSLSWQLPRISFTDTGLVEGATHTYVVVASDPFGNSLTSPSVTVTVSGGTAVLGAYAQQVLLDNPAGYWRLGEADGNAQDWTGFADSTVGAEVTRDVAGALTPADDDGAAQFAGTAASRVYGSAQATTSNRFSIEAWFRTTSTTGGKIVGFGDSRTGDSVLYDRDVLLGADGRLTFGVNPNSLRTVTTPGAYNDGAWHHVVATLSSAGQQLYVDGALRASRTDTVSSRSHSTGRQGQTFRGYWRIGGDSSAIWPEAGAPDFTGDIDEVAVYGRALTAAQVAAHFTTAGGTPTNQDPVASFASTADGLSVSVDASASADPDGSIAGYDWTFGDGGTATGVTATHAYAAAGTYTVTLTVTDSGGATATAQGDVTVTAPAVPGIAADAFGRTVDSGLGTADLGGAWATTAGATSVTGTAGRLALASAGATVSARLPGATGTSLRTQVTESWDKRPAGSGGWFLLRGRITTGGEYRLRVAHRANGVVTARLVRTTAAGVETALTPEVTVAGLTYTPGSGVVAVVEVTGTSPTTLRGKVWASTSTEPTAWNVTATDSTAALQGSGHTGLAALASSSATNVPVAVQIDDFSVTTIG